The following coding sequences lie in one Brachionichthys hirsutus isolate HB-005 unplaced genomic scaffold, CSIRO-AGI_Bhir_v1 contig_1391, whole genome shotgun sequence genomic window:
- the LOC137916692 gene encoding TLR adapter interacting with SLC15A4 on the lysosome-like, giving the protein MLCEGRLFRMIYGELEELDPRPPQTTLLNAYGLPRTAATLIPGPTRHSPLAHRDYSEQAGCAGDGEASAASLDPPLLPTDLHRAPPGRQISSEIEIPAHACSVSDAPFLVPSSCQSICQNYSDLHIGGDQVLPLSANDGELRLCKDAQAAGPFLQSCDVLPAVEDSPPGQMSHGGLQHPQRGGSHRWRQGSNRDRSFLFHDREGPFSNSLLNHYLEQKLMDLYQQYMMDKMSRERDSNLGPIYPLLGSELVLTSLDQITLQLSREGNLEAGLAKDMVLSCFLRVAGDSQSSEISTPFLQISSEGAASRE; this is encoded by the coding sequence ATGCTTTGTGAAGGCAGATTGTTCAGGATGATCTATGGCGAATTGGAGGAGCTGGATCCTCGGCCTCCTCAGACGACGCTCCTGAACGCTTATGGGCTGCCGAGAACAGCTGCTACTCTCATTCCAGGCCCCACCAGACATTCTCCACTTGCTCATCGCGATTATTCCGAGCAGGCTGGTTGTGCAGGCGACGGGGAGGCTTCAGCGGCGTCGCTGGATCCTCCGTTGCTACCCACGGATCTGCACAGAGCCCCGCCAGGCAGACAAATCTCTTCAGAGATAGAGATACCAGCTCATGCGTGCTCAGTTAGCGATGCCCCTTTCTTGGTTCCCTCCTCCTGTCAGAGCATCTGCCAAAACTACAGTGACCTCCATATCGGGGGTGACCAGGTGTTGCCCCTCTCAGCCAACGATGGCGAGCTCCGGCTCTGCAAGGATGCCCAGGCTGCTGGCCCCTTCCTCCAGTCCTGTGACGTCCTTCCAGCCGTGGAGGATTCTCCCCCGGGACAGATGAGTCACGGCGGTCTTCAGCACCCGCAGAGGGGAGGCTCACATCGGTGGAGACAGGGGAGCAATCGTGATCGCAGCTTTTTGTTTCATGATCGCGAAGGTCCGTTCTCCAATTCTCTTCTAAATCACTATCTGGAGCAGAAACTCATGGACTTGTATCAGCAATACATGATGGATAAAATGTCCAGAGAACGGGACTCGAACCTGGGCCCCATTTACCCTTTGTTGGGCTCAGAGCTGGTACTGACCAGCTTAGACCAGATCACGTTGCAGCTGAGTCGGGAAGGTAATCTGGAGGCTGGGCTGGCCAAGGACATGGTTCTCAGCTGCTTCCTGCGGGTGGCTGGCGACAGCCAGTCAAGTGAGATCAGCACACCCTTTCTACAGATCTCAAGCGAGGGAGCAGCTTCCAGGGAATAA